One window from the genome of Microscilla marina ATCC 23134 encodes:
- a CDS encoding DUF1801 domain-containing protein yields the protein MKQFDKDLYSEHKSLFIKVRTLLQSYEGIVETQKVRITTYTNANGGICHLRTMPHGADIGFLKGSKMEDKPGLLTGKGKTLRILSLTSFNQDILKHYIEQAIAINQTKK from the coding sequence ATGAAACAGTTTGACAAAGATTTATACAGTGAACACAAAAGTTTATTCATTAAAGTCAGGACATTGTTACAATCTTATGAGGGCATCGTTGAAACCCAAAAAGTACGCATCACTACTTATACCAATGCCAATGGAGGGATATGCCACTTGCGTACTATGCCACATGGGGCAGATATTGGTTTCCTGAAGGGTAGCAAAATGGAAGATAAACCAGGCTTGCTCACTGGCAAAGGTAAAACCCTGAGGATTCTCTCTCTTACCAGCTTCAATCAAGACATACTCAAACATTACATTGAGCAAGCCATTGCTATTAACCAAACCAAAAAATAA
- a CDS encoding SDR family NAD(P)-dependent oxidoreductase, protein MKTVIVTGANSGLGLYTSKHLLLQDYAVVLACRNLKKAAKAQKWLHKKTGKKRTKIAHLDLASFNHIRKFCLNTPLNNVYGVVCNAGISYAHPTRFTQDGIEETFGVNHLGHFLLVNLLLGKAQNLQRIAVVSSDAHNPDIQGYHPPPYYERALELAYPDDSRVINWEKEGALRYANSKLCNVLFVYHLAEELKKTHRQHILVNAFNPGFIPGTGLGKNSSPVSKFLWFNVLPLFSRFSKAIRTANESGKALASLISEANASGKYYDGFKEKPSSKQSYDKKQAQKLWWRSEELAHLKINEKIE, encoded by the coding sequence ATGAAAACTGTGATTGTTACCGGAGCCAATTCGGGTTTGGGATTGTATACTTCCAAACATTTGCTGTTGCAAGACTATGCAGTAGTGTTGGCTTGTCGTAACCTAAAAAAAGCAGCAAAAGCTCAGAAGTGGCTGCATAAAAAAACCGGGAAAAAACGCACTAAAATTGCTCATCTAGACCTGGCTTCATTCAATCATATTCGTAAGTTTTGCCTGAATACACCGCTTAATAATGTTTATGGAGTCGTATGCAACGCAGGCATTTCTTATGCACACCCTACCCGGTTTACTCAAGATGGAATAGAAGAAACCTTTGGAGTAAATCACCTGGGACATTTTTTGTTGGTAAACTTACTACTTGGCAAAGCCCAAAACCTGCAGCGCATAGCTGTGGTATCGTCTGATGCGCACAACCCAGATATACAAGGGTATCATCCGCCACCTTATTATGAGCGGGCACTAGAGCTTGCCTACCCCGATGACTCACGGGTGATCAATTGGGAGAAAGAAGGAGCATTGCGTTATGCCAATTCTAAGCTTTGTAATGTGTTGTTTGTGTATCACCTGGCAGAAGAGCTCAAGAAAACCCACCGTCAACATATTTTGGTAAATGCTTTTAACCCTGGGTTTATACCGGGCACCGGGCTGGGCAAAAACTCTTCGCCTGTAAGTAAGTTTTTGTGGTTCAATGTGTTGCCCTTATTTAGTCGGTTCTCTAAAGCCATTCGCACTGCCAACGAGTCGGGCAAGGCGCTTGCTTCGCTTATTAGTGAAGCAAACGCAAGTGGCAAATACTATGATGGGTTCAAGGAAAAGCCATCGTCGAAGCAGAGCTATGATAAAAAACAAGCCCAAAAACTATGGTGGCGCAGCGAAGAACTTGCCCACTTGAAGATCAATGAAAAAATTGAATAA
- a CDS encoding cobalamin-binding protein gives MNKIISLLPSATEIVCALGFQDQLVGRSHECDYPVGITNLPVCTEAKFPQGSSAEIDQSVGALVQKGLSVYEVYNEVLEKLAPDFVVTQSQCEVCAVSMKDVEAAVCQLISSNPQIINLEPVGFQDVFNDILAVGKALGVPQKAQQLVTSLLARIDSVEQTTQPIARKKRVACIEWLSPLMNAANWVPTLVEKAGGVNLFGKEAQHSHYIQWADIEQQNPDVILIMPCGFGIERTLQEINLLTDLPGWKELPAVQNGQVYLTDGNQYFNRPGPRLADSVEIISEILYPETFGRKHPKKDWISLDEALITT, from the coding sequence ATGAACAAGATTATATCGCTTTTGCCCAGCGCCACCGAGATAGTATGTGCTTTGGGCTTTCAAGATCAATTGGTTGGTAGGTCACACGAATGTGATTACCCGGTAGGTATCACCAATTTGCCCGTATGCACCGAAGCCAAGTTTCCGCAAGGCAGTAGTGCCGAAATAGACCAAAGTGTAGGTGCTTTGGTACAAAAAGGCTTGTCGGTATATGAAGTATACAATGAGGTACTGGAAAAGCTCGCACCCGATTTCGTAGTTACTCAGTCGCAATGTGAGGTATGCGCAGTAAGTATGAAAGATGTAGAAGCCGCCGTATGCCAGTTAATCAGCTCTAACCCACAGATTATCAACCTCGAACCAGTAGGTTTTCAGGACGTATTCAACGATATATTGGCGGTAGGTAAAGCTTTGGGAGTACCCCAAAAAGCCCAGCAATTGGTCACTAGCTTATTGGCAAGAATTGATTCAGTAGAGCAAACCACCCAACCTATTGCCCGTAAAAAAAGAGTGGCTTGTATAGAATGGCTTTCTCCTTTGATGAATGCCGCCAACTGGGTGCCCACTTTGGTAGAAAAAGCGGGGGGAGTCAATTTATTTGGCAAAGAAGCCCAGCACTCGCACTATATCCAATGGGCTGACATTGAGCAACAAAACCCTGACGTGATCTTAATTATGCCTTGTGGGTTTGGTATTGAGCGTACCCTGCAAGAGATTAACCTATTAACAGATTTGCCTGGTTGGAAAGAACTGCCTGCTGTACAAAACGGGCAAGTATACCTGACCGATGGCAATCAGTATTTTAACCGCCCTGGTCCTCGCTTGGCTGATTCGGTAGAAATTATCAGCGAAATTTTATACCCTGAAACATTTGGGCGAAAGCACCCCAAAAAAGACTGGATAAGTTTAGATGAAGCATTGATTACAACTTAA
- the murI gene encoding glutamate racemase, whose product MDTSNAIGIFDSGIGGLTVARAVRQLLPQESIIYFGDTAHLPYGDKSTAALQAYAIKICNVLLQQNCKVILMACNSASVAAYDLVKEYVGSRAKVMNVIEPMINYINDVYAGKNVGLIGTKQTILSNVYKKKVDQLGAGIDLRSLATPLLVPMIEENFFKNSIRAEIIETYLSREELQDIDALILGCTHYPLIKASIQKFYNTKVEVLDSSEIVASSLKGMLEMHNLTNKTGKVLQKFYVSDFTQSFETSTQLFFGKHVQLTHYPLWE is encoded by the coding sequence ATGGATACCTCCAATGCTATTGGCATATTTGACAGCGGAATAGGAGGGTTGACTGTAGCACGTGCTGTGCGCCAGTTGTTGCCACAAGAAAGCATCATATACTTTGGCGATACGGCTCATTTGCCTTATGGCGATAAGTCTACAGCTGCACTTCAGGCGTATGCCATCAAAATATGCAACGTATTGCTTCAGCAAAACTGTAAAGTAATATTGATGGCTTGTAACTCTGCATCGGTAGCCGCTTATGACTTGGTAAAAGAGTATGTAGGTAGCCGGGCTAAGGTAATGAATGTGATAGAGCCCATGATCAATTACATAAACGATGTATATGCAGGCAAGAATGTAGGGTTGATAGGTACCAAGCAAACTATTTTGTCGAATGTATACAAAAAAAAGGTAGACCAACTAGGGGCAGGTATAGACCTTAGGTCGTTGGCAACCCCATTGTTGGTGCCTATGATCGAGGAGAATTTTTTCAAGAACAGTATTCGGGCAGAAATCATTGAGACCTATTTGTCACGAGAAGAATTACAGGACATTGACGCCTTGATTTTGGGTTGTACACATTATCCTTTGATCAAAGCGTCTATCCAAAAATTTTATAACACCAAGGTAGAAGTGCTCGACTCGTCAGAGATCGTAGCAAGTTCGCTTAAGGGAATGTTGGAAATGCATAACCTGACCAACAAGACTGGCAAAGTGTTGCAAAAGTTTTATGTTTCAGACTTTACTCAATCTTTTGAAACTTCTACCCAGTTGTTTTTTGGCAAGCATGTACAATTGACGCACTATCCTTTATGGGAGTAA
- a CDS encoding leucine-rich repeat domain-containing protein — protein sequence MAEPDAYKIYRSLEQALQEPNKVKHLDLSEQKLLAVPSDIQKFKNLVILDLFNTKITRLPQTITALTNLEELNLSQNPDLNLAEVFRQLTKLPYLRKLHLAYSKLSMLPPEIGLLSQLEVLNLYKNKLRTLPATVSKLTKLKEVYLQSNQLSQIPACITTLANLQVLDLYHNQVQFVPANIGKLGHLRILNLHQNALHKFDKNAWQLQNLEELYLGSNPHLNYEEVLAVLAKLPHLRVLNLTNNNIKELPMEVGMMLNLQELYLQNNYLSKLPEELSLLKNLHVLSLAKNRFTQLPKRFVKLTNLKVLSLSQNPQLDYAQVFDVLGNLEGLQKLDLSGNNLQKLSGQIVFLQGLRDLDLRNNHLKSLSPKVALLTNLRKLDLYQNQLSSLPKRIHSLNNLIELYLGKNRLPKTEQLKIKAWFPNALVSFH from the coding sequence ATGGCTGAGCCCGACGCCTACAAAATATATAGGTCGCTGGAACAAGCCCTGCAGGAACCTAATAAAGTAAAACATCTTGACTTGAGCGAGCAAAAGCTCTTGGCAGTGCCCAGTGACATCCAAAAGTTTAAAAACCTGGTAATACTGGACTTGTTCAATACCAAAATTACCCGTTTGCCTCAGACCATCACTGCTTTGACCAACCTGGAAGAGCTGAACCTGAGCCAAAACCCTGACTTGAACTTAGCTGAAGTTTTTAGACAATTGACCAAGTTACCTTATTTGCGTAAGCTACACCTGGCCTATAGCAAACTCTCCATGCTGCCACCCGAAATAGGGCTTTTGTCGCAGCTTGAGGTACTTAATTTATACAAAAACAAGTTGCGTACGTTGCCTGCCACGGTGAGTAAACTTACCAAGCTCAAAGAGGTATACTTACAGTCTAACCAATTGAGCCAAATCCCGGCTTGTATTACTACACTTGCCAACTTACAAGTACTAGACTTATACCACAACCAGGTGCAGTTTGTACCAGCCAACATTGGCAAGTTAGGGCATTTGCGCATATTGAATTTGCACCAAAATGCTTTGCATAAGTTTGATAAAAACGCATGGCAGCTACAAAATCTCGAAGAACTTTACTTGGGTTCTAACCCCCACCTCAACTATGAAGAAGTGTTGGCAGTACTGGCAAAACTACCCCATCTGCGTGTACTTAACCTTACTAACAATAATATAAAGGAGCTACCAATGGAGGTAGGAATGATGCTTAACTTACAGGAACTTTACCTGCAAAATAATTACTTGAGCAAATTGCCCGAAGAGTTAAGTTTGTTAAAAAACTTACATGTACTCTCGCTGGCTAAAAACCGTTTTACTCAGCTACCCAAACGGTTTGTCAAACTTACCAACTTGAAAGTATTAAGCCTAAGCCAAAACCCGCAGCTTGATTATGCACAAGTGTTTGACGTATTGGGTAACCTGGAGGGTTTGCAGAAGCTTGACCTATCGGGCAATAACTTACAAAAACTTTCGGGGCAGATTGTGTTTTTACAAGGGTTAAGAGATTTAGACTTGCGCAACAATCATTTGAAATCGCTTAGCCCCAAGGTAGCCTTGCTCACCAACTTGCGTAAACTGGATTTATACCAAAATCAGCTATCAAGTTTGCCCAAGCGTATTCATTCGTTGAATAACCTGATAGAGCTATACCTGGGCAAAAACAGGTTGCCCAAAACTGAGCAACTCAAAATTAAGGCTTGGTTTCCGAATGCCTTGGTAAGCTTTCATTAA
- a CDS encoding VOC family protein has product MSTQKKKVTGIGGIFFKCQNPDQMKTWYHQHLGLRTDQYGALFEFRQADAPEKPGYLQWSPFSQDTTYFAPSKKEFMVNYRVENLEELVEELKAQGVTVLDEIETFDYGKFVHILDPENNKIELWEPVDEVFTKSHGDKTTK; this is encoded by the coding sequence ATGTCAACACAAAAAAAGAAAGTAACGGGTATAGGAGGCATATTTTTTAAATGCCAAAACCCTGACCAAATGAAAACCTGGTATCACCAACACCTGGGTTTGCGTACCGATCAATACGGCGCTTTGTTTGAGTTTCGGCAAGCAGACGCTCCCGAAAAACCAGGGTATTTACAATGGAGCCCATTCTCGCAGGATACTACCTACTTTGCCCCTTCCAAAAAAGAGTTTATGGTAAACTATAGAGTAGAAAACCTGGAAGAACTGGTAGAAGAGCTCAAGGCACAAGGAGTCACTGTGTTGGATGAAATAGAGACCTTTGATTACGGTAAGTTTGTGCACATATTGGATCCTGAAAACAATAAAATTGAGCTTTGGGAACCAGTAGATGAGGTGTTTACCAAAAGTCACGGAGACAAGACCACCAAGTAA
- a CDS encoding MBL fold metallo-hydrolase — translation MTTFSTPNMVEGHPFRQWRKWTIPNTTFTIEGYSRSGDKTFFYIPQLKLCLDAALAEGRQGDYVLVTHTHNDHIADIEYLASRNGVQIYLPKASQNYLEEYIIARRCLNHSAPYNPRLRGSYSITGVAGGDTFYIGKNDRYQVKVVNCEHSIVCVGYAFAEKKQRLKPEYEALKQQKMAEGKMQEFGQLMAQKKQEAKQKGETVEETYYQPLFVFMGDTHASVFDNNAWLFDYPTIITECTFLKPVNEAYANERCHTHWKHLKPHINQHPKCQFVLTHFSFRYTSQEIVNFFEQELTQSQTNNVLIWLSSDTLLPQQHESKK, via the coding sequence ATGACAACATTTAGTACTCCCAATATGGTCGAAGGGCACCCTTTTCGGCAATGGCGAAAATGGACTATCCCTAATACCACATTTACTATAGAAGGCTATTCACGCTCGGGTGATAAAACCTTTTTTTATATTCCACAGCTCAAGCTTTGCCTCGATGCTGCACTCGCCGAAGGCAGGCAGGGCGACTATGTGTTGGTAACCCACACTCACAACGACCACATTGCGGATATAGAGTATCTGGCGAGTCGCAATGGGGTACAAATTTATTTACCCAAAGCTTCTCAAAATTATTTAGAAGAATACATCATTGCCCGACGCTGTCTTAACCACTCGGCACCTTACAACCCTCGCTTACGTGGCAGTTACAGTATTACGGGAGTTGCTGGTGGAGACACATTTTACATAGGTAAAAACGATCGGTATCAGGTAAAAGTGGTTAATTGTGAACATAGTATTGTATGTGTGGGCTATGCTTTTGCCGAGAAAAAACAAAGGCTCAAGCCTGAATATGAGGCATTGAAACAGCAAAAAATGGCGGAGGGCAAAATGCAAGAGTTTGGACAGTTGATGGCGCAAAAAAAGCAAGAAGCCAAGCAAAAAGGCGAAACAGTGGAAGAAACTTATTACCAACCATTGTTTGTGTTTATGGGCGACACCCACGCCTCGGTTTTTGATAACAATGCGTGGCTATTTGACTACCCTACCATTATTACAGAGTGTACTTTTCTGAAACCAGTCAATGAGGCTTACGCCAACGAACGTTGCCACACACACTGGAAACACCTTAAGCCACACATCAATCAACATCCAAAGTGTCAGTTTGTGCTTACCCACTTTAGTTTTCGATATACCAGCCAAGAGATTGTCAATTTCTTTGAACAAGAACTTACTCAAAGTCAAACAAATAATGTATTGATCTGGCTCTCAAGTGATACCCTGCTCCCGCAACAACACGAGAGCAAAAAATAA
- a CDS encoding BtrH N-terminal domain-containing protein, protein MIIEDFNPFIGQHCETTATGSLLKQLGIHLSEPMLFGLGEGLGFIFWRTKSMDYPFIGGRVKPDQLTQNICNHLGLMLEVKETSSVKKAWKNVKGYIDQGKAVGLKLDCYHLDYFTKKIHFAAHYAAMYGYDQTKAYLIDTQPQGSQVSTSLPSLALARSAKGAMASRNLSYTITHSGQAFDLKKAIQNALINNAQRYLNPPIQNLGYKGILKTATEVKQWFEQSKNIKHEFQTTAMLMERAGTGGALFRNIYRDFLKESYELLAIDAFAVAYERFDNIAQQWTQVADLLDQIGLTQHKVLVDECAYLLTTLSAKEHEVMTQLYTAALSI, encoded by the coding sequence ATGATCATTGAAGATTTTAACCCATTTATTGGGCAACATTGCGAAACAACTGCTACCGGGAGTTTACTCAAGCAACTAGGCATCCATTTATCAGAGCCCATGCTATTTGGCTTGGGTGAGGGCTTAGGCTTCATTTTCTGGCGCACAAAATCAATGGATTATCCTTTTATAGGGGGGAGGGTTAAACCGGATCAACTTACCCAAAATATTTGCAATCATCTAGGGCTTATGCTTGAGGTAAAAGAGACTTCCTCGGTGAAAAAAGCCTGGAAAAATGTGAAAGGTTATATTGATCAAGGCAAGGCTGTAGGGCTTAAGCTAGACTGTTATCATTTAGACTATTTCACAAAAAAAATCCATTTTGCCGCACATTACGCTGCCATGTATGGTTATGACCAAACCAAGGCATATTTGATAGATACACAACCTCAGGGAAGTCAGGTAAGCACTTCGTTACCCAGTCTGGCACTTGCCCGAAGCGCCAAAGGTGCTATGGCATCACGCAACTTAAGCTATACCATTACCCATAGTGGGCAAGCATTTGATCTCAAAAAAGCCATTCAAAATGCCTTGATCAACAATGCTCAAAGGTACCTCAATCCACCCATCCAAAACCTGGGATACAAAGGCATACTCAAGACTGCCACTGAAGTAAAGCAATGGTTTGAACAAAGTAAAAACATCAAACATGAGTTTCAGACAACAGCAATGTTGATGGAACGGGCTGGTACAGGAGGGGCTTTATTTAGAAACATATACCGCGATTTTTTGAAAGAAAGTTATGAACTACTGGCGATTGATGCCTTTGCAGTGGCTTATGAACGCTTTGATAATATAGCTCAGCAATGGACCCAAGTGGCTGATTTGTTGGATCAAATAGGGCTTACTCAACACAAGGTGTTGGTAGATGAATGTGCTTACTTATTGACCACACTTTCGGCAAAAGAGCACGAGGTAATGACCCAACTATATACAGCAGCTTTGAGCATTTAA
- a CDS encoding serine hydrolase produces MKRVFAWLVFVFVSHYTLAQGVDNNELLQRIDKNIQENMQRWQIPGLAIAIVKDGKTVFMKGYGVTKVGGKQKVDKHTLFMIGSNTKAFTGTAIALLHARRKLNLNDRVQKWLPSFRLKDPLAAKEASIADLLSHRLGFKTFQGDFVYWGSKLSRTEVVQKMGLIDAPYSLRTRWGYCNAAFVAAGELTAKVAGQSWETYIRSQILKPLGMNETLMLSEEFAKASNIAQPHSLVAGKLASVPIINIDNLAPAGSMASNVQDMATWLNAQVYDGKPNGKQLIPGRVFRITRIPQSILGTNQRHQKATHFYLYGLGLSINDRKGKLVYSHTGGVNGFLSSVVFVPEDKLGIVVLTNSDQNNFFEHLTDKLRDLFLKVPVKNNDAQLYQKFVAKKQTEQELIDSLKKVVAQKNSPNIALKKFAGKYHNKVYGEVEIKKRKGKLILHFANHPQLKGQLEYLKDNHFLCTYSDYLLGVKAFPFEVSNGKVKSFVLSVNGFVEYTTYKFLKKSPR; encoded by the coding sequence ATGAAAAGAGTATTTGCCTGGTTGGTATTCGTTTTTGTGAGTCACTATACCTTGGCTCAAGGCGTAGATAATAATGAACTTTTGCAGCGTATTGACAAAAACATTCAGGAAAACATGCAAAGATGGCAAATTCCTGGGCTTGCTATAGCCATTGTCAAAGACGGAAAAACAGTTTTTATGAAAGGTTATGGGGTAACCAAAGTGGGAGGCAAGCAAAAAGTAGATAAGCATACCTTGTTTATGATCGGGTCTAACACTAAAGCTTTTACTGGTACGGCTATAGCCTTGTTGCACGCCCGCCGTAAGCTCAACCTAAACGATCGGGTACAAAAGTGGTTGCCATCTTTTAGGCTCAAAGACCCACTGGCTGCCAAAGAAGCCAGTATTGCCGACTTGTTGTCGCACAGATTGGGATTCAAAACATTTCAAGGAGATTTTGTCTATTGGGGTTCTAAGCTTTCGCGGACAGAAGTAGTGCAAAAAATGGGATTGATTGACGCACCCTATAGTTTACGTACCCGCTGGGGGTATTGTAATGCAGCTTTTGTGGCAGCCGGAGAGCTTACCGCCAAGGTAGCTGGGCAAAGCTGGGAAACCTACATACGGTCACAGATACTGAAGCCGTTGGGGATGAATGAAACTTTGATGTTGTCAGAAGAGTTTGCCAAAGCCTCTAACATTGCTCAGCCTCATTCGTTGGTAGCAGGCAAACTGGCCAGTGTACCCATCATCAACATTGATAACCTTGCGCCCGCAGGTAGTATGGCATCCAATGTCCAAGACATGGCCACTTGGCTAAATGCCCAGGTATATGATGGCAAGCCCAACGGTAAACAGCTTATTCCGGGACGGGTATTTCGTATTACACGTATTCCCCAATCTATTTTGGGCACCAACCAACGGCACCAAAAAGCAACTCATTTTTACTTGTATGGTTTGGGGTTGAGCATCAACGACCGCAAGGGTAAACTGGTTTATTCACACACAGGAGGCGTTAACGGCTTTTTATCGTCAGTGGTGTTTGTGCCAGAAGATAAACTAGGCATAGTAGTGTTGACAAACAGTGACCAAAACAACTTTTTTGAACATTTGACCGATAAGTTAAGAGATTTGTTTTTGAAAGTGCCTGTAAAAAACAATGACGCTCAATTATACCAAAAATTTGTAGCAAAAAAACAGACAGAACAAGAGTTAATTGATTCTTTAAAAAAGGTAGTGGCTCAAAAGAACTCGCCTAACATTGCATTGAAAAAGTTTGCAGGAAAATACCATAACAAAGTGTACGGAGAGGTTGAGATAAAGAAGCGTAAGGGAAAACTGATCTTGCATTTTGCTAACCACCCCCAGCTGAAAGGTCAACTTGAGTACCTGAAAGATAACCATTTTTTGTGTACTTATTCTGACTACCTGCTAGGGGTGAAGGCGTTCCCTTTTGAGGTAAGCAATGGCAAAGTAAAAAGCTTTGTATTGAGTGTAAACGGTTTTGTGGAGTATACCACCTATAAATTTTTGAAAAAATCACCTCGATAA
- a CDS encoding AraC family transcriptional regulator codes for MTNQHDLHNDYQTRIQKVLEYIRQHLSEPLDVARLAEIGNFSVFHFHRIIRAYLNEPLGAYIKRVRMETAAQLLTYSHTPIHDLSYQMGYELPSSFSHAFRKYFGKSPQAFREQQQQFIKNQPQTTNTTLPGFVLTPKIIDLPAQQLLSTRILGKYETSVIQKAWQKLMTYVFAQQLFYPTMEMFGISHDHPEIAGDILYQYEACVTLAKPVASEGEFVVKTLPAGKYAMFTYQGSYAQLDTVYNLVLKQWLFNSSYSLREAPIFDQYLNTPDNTPEEELLTKIFLPITF; via the coding sequence ATGACAAATCAACACGATCTTCATAACGACTACCAAACCCGCATTCAAAAAGTCCTGGAATACATTCGCCAGCATTTGTCTGAACCTTTAGATGTGGCACGACTTGCCGAAATAGGTAATTTCTCGGTTTTTCACTTTCACCGCATTATCAGAGCTTACCTCAACGAACCACTGGGGGCATACATTAAGCGAGTGCGTATGGAAACTGCCGCCCAGTTGCTTACTTATAGTCATACCCCTATCCACGACCTGAGCTATCAGATGGGCTACGAGCTGCCTTCTTCGTTTAGCCATGCTTTTCGCAAATATTTTGGCAAAAGCCCCCAAGCCTTTAGAGAACAGCAACAACAGTTTATTAAAAACCAACCACAAACTACCAATACTACTTTACCGGGTTTTGTCCTTACTCCCAAAATTATCGATTTACCTGCCCAACAGCTATTGAGCACCCGAATTTTAGGTAAATATGAAACCAGTGTCATTCAAAAAGCCTGGCAAAAACTGATGACGTATGTATTTGCCCAACAATTATTTTATCCTACAATGGAGATGTTTGGTATCTCGCACGACCATCCCGAAATAGCTGGTGATATATTGTACCAATACGAGGCTTGTGTAACCTTGGCAAAACCTGTGGCATCAGAAGGCGAATTTGTAGTAAAAACACTGCCTGCCGGAAAATACGCCATGTTTACCTATCAGGGGAGTTACGCTCAGTTAGACACAGTATACAACCTGGTGCTTAAGCAGTGGTTATTTAACAGTAGTTATTCATTGCGTGAAGCACCCATTTTTGACCAATACCTCAATACTCCTGACAATACTCCCGAAGAAGAGTTACTCACTAAAATATTCTTACCCATCACCTTTTAA